The Chitinophagales bacterium genomic interval CAAAAATCATGGTGGGCGAAGAACCTGCAGACGGTGAAGTATCGCCAGGTTATAATGTAAAGATTGGTTTCTACGCTCAGCACCAGGCCGATCGCCTGGATGGCGATGAAACCGTTTTCCGGACGATTGATAAGATTGCGTCTTCTGACATGAGTTCGCGTGTCCGCAGTTTGCTGGGCGCCTTTCTTTTCCGTGGTGATGATGTCGATAAAAAAGTAAAAGTGCTTTCAGGAGGAGAAAAATCAAGGCTGGCACTTGCAAAATTACTACTCGAACCGGTGAATTGCCTGGTACTGGATGAGCCTACCAATCACCTCGACATGCGTTCGAAAGAAGTGCTGAAAGAAGCGCTTAACAATTATGCCGGTACACTGATTGTCGTTTCACATGATCGCGATTTCCTCGACGGGCTGGTGAATAAGATATTCTATTTTAAGGATCATCATATCAGGGAATACCTTGGTGGCGTATATGACTTTCTTGAATCGCAGAAGACGGCTTCCTTTCGCGAACTGGAATTGTCGAGGGGATTATCACCTGCAGCCGGCAAAACAGTAACTGCGGAAAAACCGAGGACAAACAACACCGAGGGTGATAAACAAAAACAAAAAGAACTGAAAAAACTGGAACGGCAGGTAGCCGATGCGGAAAAGAAAATTGCGGAACTGGAATCAAACATAGCACATCTTGAAATCAAGCTTTCTAAACCGGAATCACTCAGTGCCAGTGAATCGAAAGAAATTTATTCGCACTATGATAAACATAAAGTGCAACTCTCGGAGGAAATGAGCCGTTGGGAAAAGTTAGGCGCAGAAGTGGAACGGCTCAGGAATAATTAGCAGCCATCTCAAAATACCTTGAGTCATCCTATACTTGTCTCAGGATCTCTTCCTATTAAAAAGATGCGGAAATAAATTCGGCAGGACCGCCTTGTTTGAGCATAACGGTATCGTTTAGACATGATGACCTCTTGAGACCTGACAGCCATATTCCCACATCACCCATACGATACAGTGAAAGATTCTTGATGCTGCGAGGCAACACAGATGAAGCGCATCATGCCTGATTCATGAGAACTTTTAAAATACAGTATTAATCATTTACAAGCAGCTGTATACCCTGAACCTGGATCCTTAAAATATTTGGCCCATGGCTAAAAGCCGCCACCTCCATTTCGTATTGGAACGGTGTTTGCAAAAGCAGCCACTGTACTAAATCCAAATGTTATGTACAGGTTCGCTAAAATGTTTGCAATACTTGTTGTGATAACAACGAGTTTGTGGATCACTCCACCCAAAGCTTCAGCGCAGGTGTCAGTCAGTTTTCAGTTGTTTTATGATCAGCTCAGTCCTTACGGTTCATGGGTTAGCTATCCAAATTATGGCTATGTCTGGCTGCCAAATGCCGGTCCCGGCTTCAGCCCATATGCAACCGCAGGGCATTGGGTTTTTACGGAATACGGATGGACGTGGGTTTCAGATTATGCCTGGGGATGGGCCGCTTTTCACTACGGTCGCTGGATGTTTGATCCATATTACGGATGGCTGTGGGTACCAGACAATGTATGGGGACCGGCCTGGGTGGTGTGGAGATCGAATGCAAATTATTATGGATGGGCACCGTTAGGCCCGGGTATCAGCATTAATATGGCATTTGGACCGGGCTATTACATTCCGAATGACTGGTGGGTATTTGCACCCTGCTCTCACATCAACAGGCGCGATGTCTACAACTACTACGCACCGCGAACTAACAATATCACCATCATCAACAATACCACCATCATTAACCGAACCTATGTTGATGAGCGGCAGCGCACCACGTATTCCTATGGCCCCGACCGGGATGGCGCTCAAAAAGCTACCGGCAGCACCATCAGCCCGCTCGCTATCAGGAACCGCGCTACACCCGGTGAAAGCGTAAGCGGCGGACAACTCAGCATCTATAAACCGCGCGTTGAGGCGGATGCTACGGGAGGGATCAAAGCTGCTCCTAAGAAAGTTACTGATCTGAAAACAGTGAGGAAGAGTGAACCAATCCGGGATCACACCTCACAGCAGCAGCATGAAAAAAGTTCGACCGTGGTGGTAAAACCGGTTCCGCCGGCTAAACAGGTGCAGGTGAAAAAGTATGAACAAAAACCTGTGGACATCAAAACTAAAGGTACAGGCAATGATGTGTCACCTAAACAGGTACCGAAGGAAAACAATACACAACCCAAGCAGCAAAGCATGCGGAATACCGTCAGTACCACTACCGTTGCCGGCGCAAAACCACGAAGCACACCGGCAACAACTGATAGCCGCAAAAAACAGGAAACAGTTATCGATCATTCGAAACGCAGCACCACAAGTGAAGAAAAAGATGATGTGAGAGTAGCTGCAGCCAAAAATCCTGAAAAGAAAGTAATGAATGCATCAGAATTAAAATCATCCTCACAGGTTGCAACTGTAAAAAGATTGCCGGCTGAAAAAAATTGGAAATGAGCGGTAAGCAGTGGTGACAGGAAGATAGGCCGCAGGGTCAGCATGAAAACAGGCACAGATCCTTCAGCATTCTCCGGAAAGGTTTCAGCACTCACTGAAACCTTTCCTGCTTGTTGATGGCCAAACACCAGACTTCCGTAAATGAACAGCAATCAAAGTCATCAGTGCATGGCAACAGATTTGTCGCTCATATTTTAATGCAATGACAATGCTTCGCAGTGCTTCCGGTAACCTATGATACATTGAACAGAAGCGAAGAACAGTTATTTTCGTACTATTCGAATCTTCAATTATCAGATGCACATCGTTATTATTGGAAACGGTATTTCCGGCATTACTGCGGCAAGACATATCCGCAAAGGCAGCGATTTTCGTATCACCGTCATTTCAAAAGAAAGTGAATATTTTTTTTCCCGTACGGCACTTATGTATGTCTATATGGGTCATATGAAGTTTGAACATACAAAACCGTATGAAGACTGGTTTTGGAAAAAGAACCGGATAGACCTGATGCATGATGAAATCACGCAAGTGGACATACAAGGCAAATCGCTGATTCTGCATTCCGGTAAGATGATTGCTTATGATAAGCTGATCATAGCCTGTGGTTCCAGTTCAAGAAAATCCGGTTTACCCGGCGAAGATTTAAAAGGGGTACAGGGCCTGTACTCCAAACAGGATCTTGAAAGCATGGAAATTAACACGAAAAATATCAATCATGCAGTGATAGCAGGTGGAGGGTTGATTGGTATAGAGATGGTTGAAATGCTGACTTCACGGAATATACCGGTCACTTTCCTCGTACGCGAAAAACACTATTGGGAATCGGTATTGCCATATGAAGAATCGATGATGGTCAGCAAGCATATTATGGCAAGAAAAATTGACCTGAAACACAATACAAGACTAAAGGAAATATTGCCGGATCAGCAGGGACGCGTGAAAGGAATCGTTACTGACCAAAATGAAACCATAGCCTGTAGCTTTGTGGGAATTGCCATTGGCGTGGCACCTGCCATCGACTTCTTAAAAGGCAGTGGCATTGCCTGCAGGCGTGGCGTGCTGGTGAATAAATTTCTTGAAACCAATGTGCCGGATGTGTATGCCATTGGAGATTGCGCTGAGTTCACCGAACGGCTCCCCTACCGGAAACATATCGAGCAGGTTTGGTATACAGGTAGAATAATGGGCGAAACGGTAGCTGCTACCATATATAACAAGGCTACGGCATATAGCCCGGGCATATGGTTTAACTCAGCAAAATTTTTTGATTTGGAATACCAGACTTACGGCTGGGTTTTCCCCAGGCTCTTAAAAGAAGAACTGACATTTCACTGGGCAAATGCTGAAGCAAATGCAAGCCTTCGCATCAACTTTCAGCATGATACGCATGCCATAAACGGGGTAATGACTTTGGGGATGCGGATGCGGCAGGATACATTTAATCAATGGATTGCGGAGAAGAAAACACTGGAATACGTTCTCGAACATTTGCCGGAAGCCAACTTCGATCCTGAGTTTTACCGGCAGCATGAACAGTCCATCATCAATCATTTCAATAACACCTTTGCGGGAAATGCTTTGCAGCTGAAATCAAAGCGCGGACCAAGCAGGAATACAGTTAACCCAACCTATTCAACAGGAGCATGAAAAAAACAGCAGGAAGATCAGGAATCGCAATAGTGCTGGCTGCCCTGTTAATGTTTGCAGGAAGTTATTACGGAAGCACGTTTCAGCTCACCCCGGAAATTCTCAGGCAGACCATCACAGACACCACGCACCTGCAACAGCTGGAACCTGCCGTAACACCGATGCTGCACAATAAATATGCAACCGCATTTTCATTCGCTAATGATTACAAGAAAGTTGTTGCAGCGGTGAATACAAAAAACCGTGATGAGCAACATTGGAATAAAATAATTTATACCGACTATACTTTTAACCTCACAAAAAATTCGGCGGGCGGATGGATCACTGCAAATAATAAATGGTTGATGTTGCTGATTGCGCTCTGCATCTTATGCGGATCGCTGATGTATATCATTCCAAAATATGCAAACGGTGCCGCAGGCATTCACAACAACGGCATTTATTTCAACTCTTTTAATGTGCGCGGCTGGCTGGGCATTTTAACAGGCAGCACGCTGATCCTGTTTTATATGCTGCTTTACTGGTTTCCTTACTATATCACCAACTGGGTTATACTGGTTGACCCGCTCAGCAGGATGCTCAGCGGTCATGAAGCCAGTCAGTGGTTTCTCTATGGTTTGCTTTATACGATAGCGGTAATCTTC includes:
- a CDS encoding FAD-dependent oxidoreductase; translated protein: MHIVIIGNGISGITAARHIRKGSDFRITVISKESEYFFSRTALMYVYMGHMKFEHTKPYEDWFWKKNRIDLMHDEITQVDIQGKSLILHSGKMIAYDKLIIACGSSSRKSGLPGEDLKGVQGLYSKQDLESMEINTKNINHAVIAGGGLIGIEMVEMLTSRNIPVTFLVREKHYWESVLPYEESMMVSKHIMARKIDLKHNTRLKEILPDQQGRVKGIVTDQNETIACSFVGIAIGVAPAIDFLKGSGIACRRGVLVNKFLETNVPDVYAIGDCAEFTERLPYRKHIEQVWYTGRIMGETVAATIYNKATAYSPGIWFNSAKFFDLEYQTYGWVFPRLLKEELTFHWANAEANASLRINFQHDTHAINGVMTLGMRMRQDTFNQWIAEKKTLEYVLEHLPEANFDPEFYRQHEQSIINHFNNTFAGNALQLKSKRGPSRNTVNPTYSTGA